One window of Anaerolineales bacterium genomic DNA carries:
- the tig gene encoding trigger factor, producing the protein MNIDKQYQDDHSVKLIVEVDQDKMNEYKKRAAAKISQRGNIAGFRPGKAPYHIVARNYGEGAITEQAVDMFIDAEYSNILKEADVNPGASGRLESIESVDPPKFIFNVPLAPDVDLGDYLSIRLPYEWEAPGKEKVDEALEDLRQMYASTETVDRAVETGDYILLDVSSETPELNRTGFATFVRKEERDTEWPYNGFAKELVGLKAGESKTFQHTFPKDWDVEELREKAVEITATVKTVRGVTLPDVNDDFAKMTGAGETVDALMEAVKKDVEARSQNEYDDKYFVDLIEKVKEGAKLKYHEHTLEHEGEHVLQDLSQRLAQQGMDLETYFKVRNTTREDFIESDVKPVAKKRLERGLILDEIVRKEKLQIDDAALNSEYSNAINNLAMQGVDFSKIRGGRKGQRQLSEAIAMDAASRVMTRKALDMLKSIATGNYKTIEEREAEAKKAAEAAEKESAPAESEQEKAAE; encoded by the coding sequence TTGAACATCGATAAGCAGTATCAGGACGATCACTCGGTCAAACTTATTGTGGAAGTTGACCAGGATAAGATGAACGAATACAAGAAACGCGCAGCGGCGAAGATCTCGCAGCGGGGGAATATCGCGGGTTTCCGCCCCGGCAAGGCGCCTTATCACATCGTCGCACGCAACTACGGCGAAGGCGCGATCACCGAACAGGCTGTCGACATGTTCATCGATGCGGAATACTCGAACATTCTCAAAGAGGCGGACGTAAACCCCGGCGCTTCAGGCAGATTGGAATCCATCGAGAGTGTGGATCCGCCCAAATTCATTTTCAATGTTCCCCTCGCGCCGGATGTGGACCTTGGCGATTATCTTTCTATAAGACTTCCCTATGAATGGGAGGCGCCCGGCAAGGAGAAAGTGGATGAGGCGCTCGAAGACCTCCGCCAGATGTACGCCTCGACCGAGACTGTGGACCGCGCCGTCGAAACCGGTGATTACATCCTCCTCGACGTCTCCTCCGAGACCCCCGAGTTGAATCGAACAGGTTTTGCCACCTTCGTCCGCAAGGAAGAGCGCGATACCGAATGGCCCTATAACGGATTTGCAAAAGAACTCGTTGGGCTGAAAGCCGGTGAAAGCAAAACCTTCCAACATACTTTTCCCAAAGATTGGGATGTGGAAGAACTGCGCGAAAAAGCTGTGGAGATCACGGCGACGGTTAAAACCGTGCGCGGCGTGACCCTCCCGGACGTCAATGACGACTTTGCCAAAATGACCGGCGCGGGTGAAACCGTCGACGCGCTGATGGAAGCGGTGAAAAAAGATGTCGAAGCTCGTTCGCAGAACGAATACGACGACAAGTATTTTGTGGATTTGATCGAGAAGGTCAAGGAAGGCGCAAAACTGAAGTATCACGAACACACGCTGGAACATGAAGGCGAACATGTGTTACAAGACCTTTCCCAGCGGCTCGCCCAGCAGGGCATGGACCTGGAGACCTACTTCAAAGTGCGGAATACGACGCGTGAAGATTTCATCGAATCAGACGTCAAGCCTGTGGCGAAGAAACGCCTCGAGCGCGGTTTGATCCTCGATGAGATCGTGCGCAAAGAGAAGCTCCAGATCGACGATGCGGCTTTGAACTCGGAATACAGCAACGCCATCAACAACCTGGCGATGCAAGGCGTTGATTTCAGCAAGATTCGCGGCGGCAGGAAGGGTCAGCGCCAATTGAGCGAAGCCATCGCGATGGACGCCGCCAGCCGCGTGATGACCCGCAAAGCATTGGACATGTTGAAATCCATTGCGACGGGCAACTATAAGACGATCGAAGAGCGCGAAGCGGAAGCGAAGAAAGCCGCCGAAGCCGCGGAGAAAGAATCCGCTCCGGCGGAAAGCGAGCAGGAAAAAGCCGCAGAATAG
- the bcp gene encoding thioredoxin-dependent thiol peroxidase encodes MPISSGIPAPIFELKDDTNTLRRLSDYRGRNVVLYFYPKDDTPGCTKEACNFRDDYSAYERAGVVILGVSPDSVESHAKFKKKFMLQFPLLADDGHRVCDLYGVWGPKQFMGKSYEGVLRTTFLIDGEGIIKKVYEGVRPSEHSRELLAELGLG; translated from the coding sequence GTGCCCATTTCTTCCGGCATCCCGGCCCCCATTTTCGAACTCAAGGACGACACGAACACGCTCCGCAGGCTTTCCGATTATCGCGGAAGAAATGTCGTCCTTTATTTTTACCCGAAGGACGACACTCCGGGATGCACGAAGGAAGCCTGTAACTTCCGCGACGATTACTCCGCATACGAAAGAGCCGGGGTCGTCATCCTCGGCGTCAGCCCGGATTCGGTGGAGTCGCATGCGAAGTTCAAAAAGAAATTCATGCTCCAATTCCCTCTGCTTGCGGATGATGGACATAGGGTCTGCGATTTGTACGGGGTTTGGGGACCGAAACAATTCATGGGAAAGAGTTACGAAGGCGTATTGCGGACCACCTTCCTGATCGATGGGGAGGGGATCATCAAGAAAGTATATGAAGGTGTACGCCCATCCGAACACAGCCGCGAACTTCTTGCTGAATTGGGTTTGGGTTGA
- the coxB gene encoding cytochrome c oxidase subunit II, with the protein MGHFVIVGILVILMTVLTYIGLDAVGLATKMHKVVASAQAIPIDQLWHWEVIVISFLFSLIVVPMAYSLVVFRQKKGEMLDGEHMEGNSNLEIAWTVLPLITVVVFAYLGAYSLGEVRRIDPDAMVVNVKAQQFTWTFEYPEYGFFSTELHLPVDRQVVLKMESVDVIHSFWVPEFRLKQDVVPGRVTEYRVTPILEGRYKVRCAELCGTSHAYMESAVIVDSPEAYNAWVAEQIKIAAESQTPEGQGKLLATKNGCIGCHSIDGSPLTGPTWFGLFGSTVTLSDGSTVTADEAFIAESILDPNATIVEGFPSPSVMPPYALTDEEIANLIAYIKTLK; encoded by the coding sequence ATGGGTCATTTTGTAATTGTGGGGATCCTGGTCATCCTCATGACCGTTCTCACATATATCGGTCTCGATGCTGTGGGACTTGCGACCAAAATGCACAAGGTTGTCGCCAGCGCCCAGGCAATCCCCATCGACCAGTTATGGCATTGGGAAGTCATCGTCATATCCTTTTTATTTTCACTGATCGTCGTGCCGATGGCGTATAGCCTGGTTGTTTTCCGCCAGAAAAAGGGAGAAATGTTGGACGGGGAACATATGGAAGGCAACTCAAATCTCGAAATTGCGTGGACGGTTCTTCCGCTCATCACCGTGGTGGTATTTGCATATCTCGGAGCATATTCACTGGGTGAGGTTCGGCGTATCGACCCGGATGCCATGGTGGTCAACGTCAAAGCACAGCAATTCACCTGGACGTTCGAATACCCTGAATACGGTTTTTTCAGTACCGAACTTCATCTTCCGGTGGATCGCCAGGTCGTCTTGAAAATGGAATCAGTGGATGTCATACACTCGTTCTGGGTCCCCGAATTCCGCCTCAAGCAGGACGTCGTGCCGGGCCGTGTGACCGAATATCGTGTGACTCCGATCCTCGAGGGAAGATACAAAGTCCGCTGCGCTGAACTATGCGGTACATCCCATGCATACATGGAAAGCGCCGTTATTGTGGACAGCCCGGAGGCGTACAATGCCTGGGTGGCCGAGCAGATCAAAATCGCGGCTGAATCGCAAACTCCTGAAGGGCAGGGCAAACTTCTCGCAACGAAAAACGGATGCATCGGTTGTCACTCCATCGACGGCTCGCCTCTGACCGGTCCCACATGGTTTGGCTTGTTCGGCTCGACCGTGACCCTCTCCGACGGCTCGACCGTCACGGCAGATGAGGCCTTCATCGCTGAATCCATTCTCGACCCGAACGCGACGATCGTCGAGGGTTTCCCATCTCCATCCGTGATGCCGCCCTACGCATTGACCGACGAAGAGATCGCGAATCTCATCGCTTACATCAAGACCTTGAAATAA